The following nucleotide sequence is from Campylobacter anatolicus.
GTAAAAGCACACAGATAGAGTTGCTTGCTAAAAAATATAAAAACGTCGTCGTTACCAAAGAGCCAGGTGGTAGCGAGTTTGGCGTATATATGCGTGATATTTTGCTCAGTGGCAAATTTGCTCTTAGCTCACATGCTGAGGCGTTGCTATTTTTAGCAGATAGAGCTGAGCATTATGCAAAAGTGATCGCACCAAACTCAAATAAACTTATTTTAAGTGATCGTGGCTTTGTCTCTGGCGTGGCTTATGCCTTAGCAAATGATGAAAATGCCGACATAAATGAGCTAATAAATTTAAATAAATTTGCACTAAATAAGGCTTTGCCTGATAGAGTTGTGCTATTTCTTGCTGATGAAAATTTAATAAAAAATCGCCTTAAATCTCGTGATAATTTAAACGGTATAGATACGATAGAAGCTCGTGGTGTGACCTATCTTTTACGAGTACAAGAGTGTATGAAAATGGTTGTA
It contains:
- the tmk gene encoding dTMP kinase is translated as MYVLFEGVDGVGKSTQIELLAKKYKNVVVTKEPGGSEFGVYMRDILLSGKFALSSHAEALLFLADRAEHYAKVIAPNSNKLILSDRGFVSGVAYALANDENADINELINLNKFALNKALPDRVVLFLADENLIKNRLKSRDNLNGIDTIEARGVTYLLRVQECMKMVVATTNLQTLFIKADENIEQINKKITEFINF